Proteins encoded together in one Gemmatimonadota bacterium DH-78 window:
- a CDS encoding RNA polymerase sigma factor, whose translation MAPPALNAGELEARLTGLHADSYGWALSCCDWNDAEAEDVVQTTYVKVLSGQARWSGRSTFRTWLFGVVRLTALERRRREASLRRRADRAETDGSAAPTATAAPDEAVLAAERARRLRQALDELPDRQREVVHLVFYQGLTVSEAGEVMGVSVGSARTHYHRGKQRLKTLLAEDDR comes from the coding sequence ATGGCCCCTCCAGCCCTGAACGCAGGCGAGCTCGAGGCGCGCCTCACCGGCCTGCACGCCGACAGCTACGGCTGGGCGTTGAGCTGCTGTGACTGGAACGACGCCGAGGCGGAGGACGTGGTGCAGACGACCTATGTGAAAGTGCTGTCGGGACAGGCCCGCTGGTCGGGCCGGTCCACCTTCCGCACCTGGCTGTTCGGCGTGGTGCGGCTGACGGCGCTCGAGCGGCGGCGGCGCGAGGCCTCGCTGCGCCGGCGGGCCGACCGCGCCGAAACGGACGGCAGCGCGGCGCCGACCGCGACCGCGGCGCCCGACGAGGCGGTGCTGGCCGCCGAGCGGGCCCGTCGCCTCCGGCAGGCGCTCGACGAGCTCCCCGACCGGCAGCGCGAGGTGGTGCACCTGGTCTTCTACCAGGGGCTCACCGTGTCGGAGGCGGGCGAGGTGATGGGGGTGTCGGTCGGATCGGCCCGCACGCACTATCATCGTGGCAAGCAACGACTGAAGACCCTCCTGGCGGAGGACGACCGATGA
- a CDS encoding M20/M25/M40 family metallo-hydrolase codes for MDLRLRGPLAALTLALVAAPVASQTFPDDDPILQNIWTEGMERSQVYPLAQALLDSVGPRLTGTPGLQAAHDWAVHTYESWGVEARNEQYGTWMGWRRGISHVDLLEPRVRSLEGMLLGWSGGTPNGEPVEGEVIAMPEFESAAEVEAWLPSVAGKFVAIAFPEPTCRPDDQWAEYARPADFEAMRAERSRERGEWNNARFLVAPGNNGIQQRLEEAGALGLFESRWSNAPGTNKVFSASTQTIPTFDMSCEDYGLLFRLAENGQSPRVRVQADAEFLGDVPTFNTIATIPGTELPDEYVVLSAHFDSWDGGSGATDNGTGTVTMMEALRILNEVLPNPRRTILVGHWGGEEQGLNGSRAFAADHPEVVEGMQVLLNQDNGTGRVQNISMQGLIEAGGQFATWLSKVPSELSGEIDLNVPGSPGGGGSDYAAFICAGAPAFSLSSLSWGYGTYTWHTNRDTFDKVVISEVQENATLTAMLAYLASEDPQRVSRVRRSNLGTTRGGAPMEWPTCRDGARTYGN; via the coding sequence ATGGACCTGCGTCTCCGCGGCCCACTGGCCGCACTCACCCTCGCTCTGGTCGCGGCACCCGTCGCGTCGCAGACCTTTCCCGACGACGACCCGATCCTGCAGAACATCTGGACCGAGGGCATGGAGCGCTCCCAGGTGTATCCGCTGGCGCAGGCGCTGCTCGACTCGGTCGGCCCGCGACTGACCGGCACCCCCGGGCTGCAGGCCGCCCACGACTGGGCCGTGCACACCTACGAGAGCTGGGGTGTGGAGGCGCGCAACGAGCAGTACGGCACCTGGATGGGATGGCGTCGCGGGATCAGCCACGTCGATCTGCTCGAGCCGCGGGTGCGGTCGCTCGAGGGCATGCTGCTCGGCTGGTCGGGCGGCACTCCGAACGGCGAGCCGGTCGAGGGCGAGGTGATCGCCATGCCCGAGTTCGAGAGCGCCGCGGAGGTGGAGGCCTGGCTGCCCTCGGTGGCCGGCAAGTTCGTGGCGATCGCCTTCCCCGAGCCCACCTGCCGCCCCGACGATCAGTGGGCGGAGTACGCGCGCCCGGCCGACTTCGAGGCCATGCGCGCGGAGCGCTCGCGGGAGCGGGGCGAGTGGAACAACGCCCGCTTCCTCGTGGCGCCCGGCAACAACGGCATCCAGCAGCGCCTGGAGGAGGCCGGCGCCCTCGGCCTGTTCGAGAGCCGCTGGTCGAACGCGCCCGGCACCAACAAGGTGTTCAGCGCGTCCACGCAGACGATCCCGACCTTCGACATGTCGTGCGAGGACTACGGGCTGCTCTTCCGTCTGGCCGAGAACGGCCAGAGCCCGCGGGTGCGGGTGCAGGCCGATGCCGAGTTCCTCGGTGACGTGCCCACCTTCAACACGATCGCCACGATCCCCGGCACCGAGCTGCCCGACGAGTACGTGGTGCTCTCGGCCCACTTCGACTCGTGGGACGGCGGCAGCGGCGCCACCGACAACGGCACCGGCACCGTGACGATGATGGAGGCGCTCCGGATCCTGAACGAGGTGCTCCCCAATCCGCGCCGCACGATTCTGGTCGGGCACTGGGGCGGCGAGGAGCAGGGGCTCAACGGTTCGCGCGCCTTCGCCGCCGACCACCCCGAGGTGGTCGAGGGCATGCAGGTGCTGCTCAACCAGGACAACGGCACGGGCCGGGTGCAGAACATCTCCATGCAGGGCCTGATCGAAGCCGGCGGCCAGTTCGCCACCTGGCTGTCGAAGGTGCCGTCCGAGCTGTCGGGTGAGATCGACCTCAACGTGCCCGGCTCGCCGGGGGGTGGCGGCAGCGACTACGCCGCCTTCATCTGCGCGGGTGCGCCCGCCTTCTCGCTCAGCTCGCTGAGCTGGGGCTACGGCACCTACACCTGGCACACCAACCGCGACACCTTCGACAAGGTCGTGATCTCCGAGGTGCAGGAGAATGCGACGCTCACCGCCATGCTCGCCTACCTCGCCTCCGAGGATCCGCAGCGGGTGTCGCGCGTGCGCCGTTCGAACCTCGGCACGACCCGGGGTGGCGCGCCCATGGAGTGGCCCACCTGCCGCGACGGAGCGCGCACGTACGGCAACTGA
- a CDS encoding DUF1540 domain-containing protein, producing MAQPEKNPAAMASVKSCAATDCAHNEDRSCTASQVTVVLEAGRPSCGTYEPSAPSARP from the coding sequence ATGGCCCAGCCCGAGAAGAACCCGGCCGCGATGGCCTCCGTGAAGTCCTGCGCCGCCACCGACTGCGCGCACAACGAGGACCGGTCGTGCACCGCGTCGCAGGTGACCGTCGTCCTCGAGGCCGGTCGCCCGAGCTGCGGCACCTACGAGCCGAGCGCGCCGAGCGCCCGCCCGTAG
- a CDS encoding response regulator transcription factor: MSADAPRIGVMVVEDRVEVRDGLAHLLDASDSCRCAGAFETAEEALDHLACTPIDVILMDIELPGISGIEAARRARADHPEVQIMMLTVYQDDDRIFDSLAAGATGYVLKTTPPARLLADIAMLHGGGSPMSSAIARRVVETFHTRRARPSVTESLTPREEEILALLADGFRYREIGERLFISLDTVRTHIRHIYEKMQVRSRTEATLKYLGHDRG, translated from the coding sequence ATGAGCGCGGATGCCCCCCGGATCGGCGTGATGGTCGTGGAGGACCGCGTCGAGGTGCGCGACGGCCTCGCCCATCTCCTCGACGCGTCGGACAGCTGCCGATGCGCGGGGGCCTTCGAAACCGCCGAAGAGGCCCTCGACCATCTCGCCTGCACGCCCATCGACGTGATCCTGATGGACATCGAGCTCCCCGGCATCTCGGGCATCGAGGCCGCGCGCCGAGCCCGGGCCGACCACCCGGAGGTGCAGATCATGATGCTCACCGTCTACCAGGACGACGATCGCATCTTCGACTCCCTCGCGGCCGGGGCCACCGGGTACGTGCTGAAGACCACCCCGCCCGCGCGACTGCTGGCCGACATCGCCATGCTCCACGGCGGGGGTTCTCCGATGTCGAGCGCGATCGCCCGACGCGTGGTGGAGACCTTTCACACCCGCCGGGCTCGACCCTCGGTCACGGAGTCCCTCACCCCGCGCGAGGAGGAGATTCTCGCCCTGCTCGCCGACGGCTTCCGCTACCGCGAGATCGGCGAGCGGCTCTTCATCAGCCTCGACACCGTGAGGACCCACATCCGGCACATCTACGAGAAGATGCAGGTGCGGTCGCGCACCGAGGCGACACTGAAGTACCTGGGGCACGACCGGGGGTGA
- a CDS encoding two-component regulator propeller domain-containing protein — MTRRSRTVFGVAVLFVGFAAAPDGGAAQESPGNPSTPLFLPAAALESALPQSSVYDVLEDREGFLWFATREGVARWDGRRVRVWRHDPFDAGSVPGNVIRTLAQDAVGDVWITAYDYLQVPVGVARLVGPTFTEVRRYGYPGAGVALDDRGRPHLVGPDSLWRLDASSDRFRAIGPRALPAGERASSFDPAETLATGDGWLWIADDEGVERCRLEGDSPSGASACEIVHAGERATAMALEASGALRIGLSSGVARFDPARPGPPESTVRLDLAPTDFAIDAEGVIWVLNEAGVTRIRADTVLDRTTMPSVGARSALAGTCIHIDRAGTVRVGTVWGVFGLDPVRKGFAHLEHDPDDPSSPASGLVSALAEDDRGGIWIGTIGGGLNRWDRTTGRVDRFRHRVDDPTSLPHDVVWDLALDPDGQLWVGTSAGLARHRPGTPGFETFYRSPEAPPADARPNANTVQDLQLDAAGRLWAPCTVDCREELPWFDPEARAFRSLSVPGLRRAGYLSADPSGHLWVGSTDGILRIDPDSGTAEHLPDTGGLDGVIAFHFAGGGDLWVGSNSGLYRFDDEGRLLDRYTTDGGLPSNAVYGIIEDDRQRLWLSTNRGLAMLDLDEPADSRVRSYDRSTGVENVEFNRNAWLEASDGTVFFGGDRGLTWFHPTRIRDNDYTPPVAITAVERASSTALRHDVLGSGAPVRVRPEEESFTFEFAALSYVNAHRNRYRVQLEGFDEGWRELGTIDRATYTRVPPGRYTFRVQGANEDGLWSPEEGRAVVVVEPWPWETTWFRLGTALLLVALVAFVAVRRSRLRYQAELDRLHAQGALDRERARLSRDMHDEVGASLTEIAILSDVALSQATGAGATTSRGDVAGRIRRIGDRSREAIDAIGGIIWAIDPDNDGRRVGAHLREYAADVLESADLRAELDFAPAHTMPDLSAEARRAMLLVLKEALANIIRHAEARRVIVRLHPDGGTLKLQVEDDGRGLPPASPPPGHDGIRNMRRRAQAAGGTFDIRVVAGGGTRVTLAVPFDSERR; from the coding sequence GTGACTCGCCGCAGCCGCACCGTATTCGGAGTCGCCGTCCTGTTCGTCGGCTTCGCCGCCGCTCCGGACGGGGGAGCGGCGCAGGAGTCCCCGGGCAACCCGTCCACCCCCCTCTTCCTGCCGGCCGCCGCGCTGGAGAGCGCCCTGCCCCAGAGCTCGGTGTACGACGTACTCGAAGACCGCGAGGGCTTTCTCTGGTTCGCCACCCGCGAGGGGGTGGCCCGCTGGGACGGGCGCCGGGTGCGCGTGTGGCGTCACGATCCCTTCGACGCCGGGTCGGTGCCGGGCAACGTGATCCGCACGCTCGCTCAAGACGCGGTCGGCGACGTCTGGATCACCGCCTACGACTACCTCCAGGTGCCGGTGGGCGTCGCGCGGCTCGTCGGCCCCACCTTCACCGAGGTGCGACGCTACGGGTATCCGGGCGCGGGGGTGGCCCTCGACGACCGGGGGCGACCGCATCTGGTGGGCCCCGATTCGCTGTGGCGTCTCGACGCATCCTCCGACCGTTTCCGCGCGATCGGGCCCCGCGCACTCCCCGCTGGCGAGCGCGCCTCCAGCTTCGATCCGGCCGAGACGCTCGCCACCGGCGACGGCTGGCTCTGGATCGCCGACGACGAAGGGGTGGAGCGGTGTCGGTTGGAGGGGGACTCCCCCTCCGGCGCCTCCGCCTGCGAGATCGTCCACGCCGGGGAGCGGGCCACGGCGATGGCCCTCGAGGCCTCCGGCGCACTCCGGATCGGACTCTCGTCGGGCGTGGCGCGCTTCGACCCGGCCCGTCCCGGGCCTCCCGAGTCCACGGTCCGTCTCGATCTCGCGCCCACCGACTTCGCGATCGACGCGGAGGGGGTGATCTGGGTGCTGAACGAAGCGGGCGTGACTCGAATCCGCGCCGACACCGTGCTCGATCGCACCACCATGCCCTCGGTGGGCGCACGGAGCGCCCTCGCGGGCACCTGCATCCACATCGACCGGGCGGGCACCGTGCGGGTCGGAACGGTGTGGGGGGTGTTCGGCCTCGACCCGGTGCGGAAGGGGTTCGCACACCTCGAGCACGACCCCGACGACCCGAGCTCACCGGCCTCGGGGCTGGTGTCGGCCCTCGCCGAAGACGACCGCGGCGGCATCTGGATCGGCACGATCGGGGGCGGACTCAACCGCTGGGACCGGACGACCGGCCGGGTGGATCGCTTTCGCCACCGGGTCGACGACCCCACCTCGCTTCCGCACGACGTGGTGTGGGATCTGGCGCTCGACCCGGACGGGCAGCTCTGGGTGGGCACCTCCGCGGGGCTGGCCCGGCATCGCCCCGGCACCCCCGGCTTCGAGACCTTCTACCGCAGCCCCGAGGCTCCGCCCGCCGACGCGCGCCCCAACGCCAACACGGTGCAGGATCTGCAACTCGACGCCGCGGGACGCCTCTGGGCGCCGTGCACGGTCGACTGCCGCGAGGAGCTGCCCTGGTTCGACCCCGAAGCGCGTGCCTTCCGCTCGCTGTCCGTGCCGGGCCTCCGGAGGGCGGGCTACCTGAGCGCCGACCCGTCGGGGCACCTCTGGGTGGGCTCGACCGACGGCATTCTCCGCATCGACCCCGACTCGGGCACGGCCGAGCACCTTCCGGACACCGGAGGACTCGACGGGGTGATCGCCTTCCACTTCGCGGGGGGAGGCGACCTGTGGGTCGGCTCGAACAGCGGCCTCTATCGGTTCGACGACGAGGGGCGCCTGCTCGACCGGTACACGACCGACGGCGGACTGCCCAGCAACGCGGTGTACGGCATCATCGAAGACGACCGGCAGCGGCTGTGGCTGTCGACCAACCGGGGTCTCGCCATGCTCGACCTCGACGAGCCCGCCGACTCGCGGGTGCGCAGCTACGACCGCTCGACCGGGGTCGAGAACGTCGAGTTCAACCGCAACGCCTGGCTCGAGGCCTCCGACGGCACCGTCTTCTTCGGCGGCGACCGCGGCCTCACCTGGTTCCACCCCACCCGGATCCGCGACAACGACTACACGCCCCCGGTGGCGATCACCGCCGTGGAGCGCGCCTCGTCGACCGCGCTCCGCCACGATGTGCTCGGCTCCGGAGCCCCGGTGCGCGTGCGACCCGAGGAGGAGAGCTTCACCTTCGAGTTCGCCGCACTCAGCTATGTGAATGCCCACCGCAATCGCTACCGGGTGCAGCTGGAGGGGTTCGACGAGGGTTGGCGGGAGCTCGGCACGATCGACCGCGCCACCTACACCCGCGTGCCCCCGGGTCGCTACACCTTCCGCGTGCAGGGCGCCAACGAGGACGGCCTGTGGAGCCCCGAAGAGGGGCGCGCCGTGGTCGTGGTGGAGCCGTGGCCCTGGGAGACGACCTGGTTTCGCCTCGGCACCGCCCTGCTGCTCGTGGCGCTGGTGGCCTTCGTGGCCGTGCGGCGGAGTCGGCTGCGCTATCAGGCCGAGCTCGACCGTCTGCACGCCCAGGGTGCCCTCGACCGCGAGCGCGCCCGGTTGTCGCGCGACATGCACGACGAAGTGGGCGCGAGCCTGACCGAGATCGCGATCCTGAGCGATGTGGCGCTGTCGCAGGCGACGGGCGCGGGCGCGACGACGTCGCGAGGCGACGTGGCGGGCCGCATTCGCCGGATCGGCGACCGTTCGCGGGAGGCGATCGACGCCATCGGGGGGATCATCTGGGCGATCGATCCCGACAACGACGGTCGCCGGGTTGGCGCCCACCTGCGCGAGTACGCGGCCGACGTGCTGGAGTCCGCCGACCTTCGCGCCGAACTCGACTTCGCGCCGGCCCACACCATGCCCGACCTCTCCGCCGAGGCGCGCCGGGCCATGCTCCTCGTGCTGAAGGAAGCGCTCGCCAACATCATCCGACACGCGGAGGCACGGCGGGTGATCGTGCGACTCCACCCCGACGGCGGCACCCTGAAGCTCCAGGTGGAGGACGACGGGCGCGGGTTGCCCCCCGCCTCTCCTCCGCCCGGGCACGACGGCATTCGCAACATGCGGCGCCGCGCGCAGGCGGCCGGCGGCACCTTCGACATCCGCGTGGTCGCGGGGGGCGGTACCCGCGTCACCCTCGCGGTGCCCTTCGACTCGGAGCGTCGATGA